Genomic window (Oryza sativa Japonica Group chromosome 3, ASM3414082v1):
ctactacttctGTGTCAGTTCCATTGCCCCGAATGTTCGCACAAGGATTTTAAATTTCACGAACGGAGTTTTATTTCGATATATGtgtatacaattttttttttaaaaaaagcgtGGGCTATATGTGCCCTACCTCTAAACAAGTTCGGAAAGGGTCAAGTTTGTGTTATTTACAAACTGCAACAGCTTGGATGGCTAGATGGTTTGCTCAATAAGCAACTCAATGCAACTGAAGTACTGAACATCCGTGATAGGGATCAGGgcaagctagataaaatttcatcaGGATCTTAACAGAAAGTTTAAGCAGATTTCTCATCAGTCTCAGTGTTTGCATCACTAACAACATGGTTCCCAAGCTGGCCGGCCTAATTCTGGCTGACTTTTCGCCCCCTGTCCGTAGCCCTTGATATTACTTGGTAGGATACTTGGTAGCCTCACTCACTCTGCATATGTCACTGTTTCGTTTAACAAGGACATATATTGccacaaaataaattattagaCAGACAACAAACAAGAGACCAGATGATCCAATGTACTACTAATTAATGTATAATACTTCAATATCATATATCACAGAAACAATTGCCATCGCCGGCACACAACAAACACCAAAGAACGGTGTATCCTCTCCCCCACAATGAGTCAGATACGATCCCGATTCACGAAGCAATAAACTCGACACCACGACATGCGCTAAGAACtgtacttatttttaattacatGAGAGCTAGTACTAGTATGCATGGCTATCTACCAGCAAAACGCTGAGGATTAATAATAATCGCCATGAGAAGTTGAAAACCCATCACTTCCGGAGGAACACCCATGGCCCCCTTGCTGCCCCCATTCTGCAGATAGAGCAGAAGTAATTAGCAACCTAGTATATGATGAATCCTAAAGGCTAAGAGCTAAGAGCTACTGAAGAAATGGCTGCAATGAAGAGCGGATAAGGCTGTAGTATATCCTATACTGATATACCTCCAAGTGCTAGCTATGGTCCTCAGGCTCATGTAGATCGTTAATGCGATCCATATACCGATGAATCCGTTATGAGCAGAAAGGTATACTAGGCAGGGTATGGAGATAGCAGCCACACCAACCTGGAGATTTTCATTAGAGCATTGATTCATTGTTAGGAAGATTTTCAGAGATGAAATGTTCCAGGGAATATTCAGAGCTCATATGTGTGAAGAAAGGGATTTACCATGGAGTAAGCTGAGTATGTGTAGTCTGATGCTCCGAAGTTGATGCCATCGAACACGAAGGCTAGTGAATTTATCGTCTGTGTGCCAGCGACAAACTGAACCCCAAAACAAAGCTATCAGTCAATGTCTGAATCTTGGAAAATAGTTAAACATGTTGCTACCCTCTGAACATCTTGACAGATATTCTTACAGGAATGCCTTTGTGAATGACATCGATCACGTCGATGTCCTTTGTGAAAATTCCAGCCCCAAACTTCATGCCAACCCCAAGCACAACAGTGAGACCCATGCCAAGAACAATGCTCAGCTGCAAGGTGATGAGAACAGTACTGTTAGCATGATCCCTGTTGCTCGCAGTAGAAAGGAGAAGTGACAGGAGCAAGATTCTGAAATATCAAACTGTGACTGACCTGTAGTACACGAGATGTCGCAACAACAACCTTGCCTTTATCATTCTTGGCGAATGCGCTTGCAAGAACTGCCTGCAACCATGAGGAAAATTACAGATCGATGAACAACCGAACACagctgaaagtctgaaacagcTGCTCTATGAACACATATATGAGATTAGACATATATGAGATTAGGACATGGTAATCTGACCTGCCCAGCGACGGCAAGTCCATCAGCAAGAAGAGATGTGGCGAGCCAGAGCTGGCAGCAGATCTGGAAGGCCGCCATGATGGTAGGTCCATGGCGAGCGGCTAACGACGACGCCAGCGTGACGCAGAAAGTCACTGCCACAACCCTTGCAAGCAGCAGGaaccctgaaaaaaaaagagagacttCAGTATCATTCTCAAGGTTCAGTTAAGGAGATGTTATCCAGTTTCAGTATCCCAATGGTATCTCACCGCATCCAAGAAACCGCCCAAATTTGAGGGATTTAAGGCTAGGTGGGATAACATCAACTTGCCGGATGAGCCGACACAGCAGTATCATCGTTATCAGGTACCTGCAATAACGAGAAGTGAGAAAAGTTAGGAGAAATTGAtcaatgaaatgaaatgcagGAGCTGTAGATGATGCTGAAACTGGTGGTAATACACTGAAACTTACTGAGAAATGACATGGGCAACTGCTGCGCCAGTGACACCCATGTGACAAACAAACATCAAAATTGGGTCTAGTATGATGTTTGCTGCATCTCCAACCACTGAAAGAAACAAGAAACGTTAGCAATGTCAGGCACATTAAACTTCAAATATTCTTCCTGACTGTAATCAAAGTTGATATCCAACCAAAATAAGGACATGATCAGTAGATGTTCTTACCAGTGGCATACAATGGTGTCTTTGTGTCTTTGAAACCACGGAAAACACCCTGCATGGCCAGAGACAGTAATACGGCGGGAGCACCAAGTGATCTGATTGTTAGGTAGCGAACTGCAGGCCTTAGCATTGGTGAATCCTGAAAATGTTGTGATGTAAACAAAAAATGAGTTAGGATCAAGGAGTCACACAAAGTACACGAGTAACTGAAGCTTAAAGAATGAGATAAAGGAAATAGTACTTACATTCTTGACACCCATGATATTCAATACAAATTTTGCTGAAAAGACCAGGAAGACAGCCTGAAGTAGCCCAAGAAATGAGCCAACTATTACTGCTGATGTCACAGAAGGTATGTACTTTCTCTTGCACCCTTGATCGGAGGGATTTGTACACTCGGTGGGAATACATGAATTGACACATTCTACCTTATCAGGACCTGGAAACAAAGTTTGACAAAATAAACAAATAGCGAGTTCAGATTTGTGGTGAATTAAGgcggtgttcttttctcctgcagatgaagatgaagattaagattaagttttttatgcaaaacgaggtggtattaacgtatgattgattgagttttaattattacaaacttaaaaaatagattcgcatgatattttagagcaacttccatatataaagttttcgcacgaaacacaccgtttagatgtttgaaaagtgtgcaacgaaaatcttaatcttcatccaactctggTTGGATAAAAGAACGGGGCCTAAGTTACTGCTATTCAAAATTCTGAAACTCAAAAATGTTCCGACAAATCAGTACCAGATACAGGCAGATTGTTGGTTTCTGAATCCACAGGAGAAGCTTTCTCCAGATCTTGGCTGCTGTTTTCTTCTATACATTTACTGATGATAGCGTCTTCTTCAGCCACAAATGATGTTGTAACGCTAACAAGGGGGTAAATACAGACTTTGGATACTTGGTTAAATATGGCAATTGAAACACCAACAGCAGCTATCTCCACCGAACCTGACCAAATCAATTGTACAAATATTTCACGGCATTAAGTTTCAGATCAACAGCAGCTGCTTGTTTTCTGAAAACAAATTGATCCTCCAAACTATTCCTTTGAAATAACTTCAACACGCAAAAGCAATCTAAATATGCTTATCAGACATACTAAAAGTGAACAACTATATGAATTTTGTGTAAAGAAAAGGGAGCATATTAAAAATAggaaagaagaaaatagagaTACCATGACATATTTGACGAAAAGGAAACAGATGGACTGTTTGTTGTAAAAGACAAAACAAAAAGGATGAACTCAGCATGTACCTGACCAACCAATTGTAATGAGATAAAAAGGATGAACTCAGCATGCAAATGAAAACTCAGAAACGACATTTTGCAATACTTaaagaaacaaataaaaacTAGTATTGTCAACAGAAACCCATCATATGACAAGAAGAATACCGTTACATTAAAAGCTCttatataagaaaaatatatatctaactGGACTGGAGGATATAAATAAGAAAATTACAATAAAACCTccaatataaatacatataaaaaaacatatatctGACTTGATCAAAGGATAGAAAGAACAAAATGGAACATTATGGCATCAGTAACAGCTACATGGAGTCATGCAGGTAAGATCTTATTGACTTGTCAATATTGACAAAAGACAAGAATCGGCTAGGCACCATTAGCAAACATGAATGAATAATTCGAGAGCACATTTGTTGGAAGTATTTGGCGTTCGGCACCCACTTATTCAATTGGCCACCCATATATACAAATGAAAACGACATTGCCGCTcttaaaaaaatggaaagggaCATCCCTGTACTAAGTTGGTTACACTGCCAAACTTACCAAAATGGAAATGAAGTATAAAGTACCAACAAGCTCGATATATTTGTAAAATCAATTGTATGATTTGTCTGATAATTAGCACTGACATTTGGAAGAAATCCCTCTGTATGACTTATCTATACCGAGCAAATTAAGTATGAACACTGTGTTGATGGAACTTACTAAACAGGTGAACAAGATGCAGCCATGGCAACGTCAGAGAAATCATACATGTCAGGGTGACGCATGCTCACCTAAGCGGCCGATGAACGCTGTGTCTACCAAGGAAGCAAGCGGATCCGCCGCCAGAGCCAGCGACGCCGGCACGGCAATGCGCAACACCTCTGATCCGAGCTCGTCAAGCTTGAACACGCTCCTGTGTGGTGGTGCAACACAAGAATGAGCCATGGTGCAAGAGAGATTATGAGAAATGGAAGCGATTTGTTACTGCCATGGTAATAGCAGAGGACGAACCAACCTGATGTTCATGACGAAGAGGTAGAGCCCCACCCTCCTCGGCCAGCCGGACAATGCGGCTGGCGCCGGCAgatcctccggcgccgccgcagccgccgccgtcttctcctCCGCGCCGGCGGCACCGTTCATCGTCAGCGCCGCGtcggggacgacgacggcggccgcacGCTTCTCGGCCGTACTGCTCgctgcaacagcagcagcagctgctgtgACCTCCTCCATCTTCTTCAGACCAGCCATGCCGGTGCCGGGCGGGGAAACGTACGTGTTCTGCTCTTGTCTGAGGCGGAGCTGTACGTGCTCGCGGTGCTCACAGCCAAGCAGAGAGCCAGACGCGCCCGTACTTATACCGGCCTCTCTCAGAGGCAGCGAGGCGCTCGCTCCGCTTATCACGACGTCAGCAGCTGCGACAGGGGCAACACGGCAGAGGACGATCAGcagacgacgacgtcggcgagaGGTGTGCCAGAGGCCACCGGCGGTAACGTGTCTACCGGTGCCAGTCGGTTACAACCAACGAAATCCGTACGCCCCCCCTCTCGCACGCGCGTGAGGATGCAAGCAACGGGCGGAAAACAGaaagcacggcggcggcggcggcagcggcacagGGGGGACGCGTCGCAGCGTAAGCTTAAGCGTAAGCGAGCGCGCCCTGTGCGAGGCAACGAGGCGTGCGCGGGTCGCGCTTAAATAACCGCGCGCGCGTCCTCCGGCCGGCGCCCGTCAAAATCTGCCAGGTTGCACGGTGCGAGGGGCTAATTCTACTGCTAGCACACTAGCTAGGCGGGAACGCGAGTACGTGACCCGAGGCCGCGCCGTCGGCCCGGGAAAACGTACGTAGTAACATTATGGTAGAGGATCCTCATCCGGGGTGCACCAGCGAGCGCGCGCCGCGCAGCCATCCGTTGCGTGCGGACGGAGTTGGGTGGCAGGGGGTGATGCGTATTGTATTGATGGCGGCTGTTACGCCTGCGTGGTCTAAAGGCGCAACGGACGCCGGCGTCAGTGTCGACCGACCCGGTCGGCGCCCGGCAGACGGCAGCCGCTCACCATGCCGCCGTTACAGAGGCTCGAACGAAGCTGTCAgcatgcctgcctgcctgcctgtccgtCACCTACTCGATCACTTGTACTGCTGTGGCGATCGGTGATAGCCACAGGTTTGCCGGTGAGCAGCATGGGCTGGGTGACTGGGTCAGCTTAATTTGAGAGATTTAATCAGGACCTTGTTTTGACCAAAAGAGGATGAAGAGATTGGTGAGGTTCCATGGACTCTGCTTTTCAGTTACACCTGATTTCTCGTACAGTTTattattatcatcatcatcattattaTTTGGGTAAGAGAAGGTTGGAGGCTTTGGGCACCTAAGAAAAAGTATGGAAATATGAAGATAGCACTATAGCAGGAGAGTGACCGATTGGACAGTTCCTCTCTTTCCAGCCACCTTTCAGGGTAGGTTACAAAGTTACTATCATCATATAATAAGTGGTTTCTAATGTAAGAACGATTTAGTGGTCTGTAATTTTCTAACAtgttaaaatttggtaatgctaaaatttaatttagttCATACCAAATAGCTCTTATACAAAATCTATATTCTCTATAATATGAGCATTTACTCATATCTTATTATCCCACAGGACTTAAAATTCTGCATCAAACTAAATAACACCTTCTCCAtttctaccctaccaaaatttggcagggTAGAGAACCAAACCTtataatatatgtttatattttaaagcaTGCATAGTTACATTTGTTACTCTAATGCATATGGCTGAAAACAAAACCGTACTTGTTACACCAATATGATAGTAGCACACTAGCACTATAATATGACCCATAGTCAACTGTATATACATTTTCTATTTTACTCACGTAATTTCCCATACTTAGAAAAACATGATAAGAAAACATATAAAGAGAAACTTCCACTGTTTTTTAGGAGGGGAAGGGTTGCATTAGATTCAAAACTCTATTGGAACTTTATATATTTGGCAGCATCTAACAATAAACGTTAAATTTGTGATCAAAATAATGATTCTTGGATTATTAGTGCCAAACGAGTTACTGGCCAAACTTTATAGGTGCTTTTAACTTCCTCCCTAGTGGGAGATTCGTTATTTTTCTCTATTATTGGTCAGAATAACATTGGGTAGACTTTTTACCTATCTTCTTATCTCCACTATCTTAAAAGCGGAGTTATTCTCCTTTCATCCCCTCCTCTCAATGCACGCGGGACGTCCATATTCAAAAAGTAACCACTGTTCTTCTCTAATTATATGGGCCTGGCTCGTAACTTACGAGCTCCCAATCTATCCATAATTATATTGGTTTGACCATTACAACGTACGAGCATGTAACTAATAGCATTATAAAAAGGGAGTTAGGTAACGAAAATGTTAAATAAATTCTTACAATTAATCCTAAAATCAAATTCTAAACTTCAATATCAGCTTCAGCTTGTAGGAAAACGTTATACCGGTTATGCTCTTCAATCTTATCTGAACTTTCTTATTTGCTAAATATATATGGAGAGTTATAGCTTTGCACTATTGACTTCGAATCTCCGCGCTAGTGTCCTTCACATTCTGTTCTTCTGCTGAACTTCAGGAGGAAAATAAACGAGACAACCTACCACTCTTAAGTCTTATCCAATcttcaaaatggaaaaaaaaaacttgtatcCATGTGCTTTTGCCATCGCGGATAGTACGTTGGGATATTTTGCAGAATAAGGGTGATCAACTGATCACTATGTGTTCATAAGTCGAAATGCCGAACAACTTCGTCTtgttgctaaagaaggtttttgCTTGTGGACAATGCTAAGCTCCGGGGTAGGTTCAGAAAGCTGAAGTGAAGTGGACTGATGATGTTTTGGTGGTAGGTTCTGATGCTGATATATACAACTCCATCGCCTTAATTACCGGCTTACCGTATTACAGCTTTCCTTTTCTTGAGTCGCTGTTGATATGGTTCAGGGTCAGAAAGGAACGTAAGAAAAGCTGAATCAGGGATTGTTTCCTGAATCGAATGTGTGTTACGCAGCAAACTCCTGTTTTGGTTGCCCTGTTGGAATGTAACTGAACTTGTGATGCAACAGAATTTAAGCTTAGAATGTTCTCCTAGCTCTAAAAGGGACATTGCTGTGTATATGAAAGGATACGTTTCCTATAATTTTGCAAGAAACCGAATAAATCCTCCAGAAAATTTTCAGTCCAGACAGGGAGACTATACTACTGGAGATTCGATCAACGCGGCAAGGGAGCATGGGAAGAAGGCCAGCACTAAGGGGATTTGGCTCCATTGCTGACTAGGCTTTAGGATGGGTAAGGTCTTGATAAAAATTCAGTATGAAGATTCTCCGAGAAGGTGGCCTCGGATGTTGGGATGACAAATGGAATTCTTCAGATTCATTGAACCTAGTTCCTTTATCTTCCTATAGATGGGTGGATTAATGCGAGGTTTGAATCAATTTCACGCGGCAAGAAATGGACTGATTAACGCGAGTTGATTGATGCATCAGTGTCTTTTTGTAGTATCAGTGACGCATGTGTAGAATCAACCCATTTTGATGCGAGGTCCAACGAAATTTTGCCATAAATCTACAACCGAATGATTTGCAGTAGGGTAGAGGCTCTCTCGAGGTGTGTAGTTGCATCTCGTCTCGTTCCATCTGGCCTTccatttctctcttctttctctacTAGTATAGCTTATTAGGATCCTCCCGTTCTTCAAGGTGGGAGGATGAAAAGATATGATCCTCTTGGTTTCCCCCATTGTGGTCTAGTGTTTCCTTCCTCACTCTTTCCAATGACAGTGAAGAAAAGAGAACAGCTACCACCCTATGTCCAAATTCAGATATGAAATATATGTATGCTTGTCTTGCAGCTATGGCTGAAATGTATGGTTTGGATATTTGAAAATAAGAATGTTACCTACAATTTTGCCACCGAAAGATACTTTCACAGCACTACAATTCTGTAACTTTTTTTCGGGTATACAGCCATAAACTTTGAACCGACAAAAGGCAGTCTTCTGTGACTATATGCATCgagttaagcatgaaacataAACTATGTGTTGGTCACCACCGAGTCTCCTACTAGTGCCAGGATAATGTTACTGGTCAGCCACTAGCAGTTTGTAATAAGCATGGACATAATTTACTCCAATGATACAAGAGTTAGTGGAGTGCTCTTTCTCAATTTGATTGGCAGGAGTAGTACCTTGCTAAGTCTGGCCTTAATTTTGTGGATCGAAGTGGAGTCTCTGTACTATAATACGCTAGCTGCAAAAGATACATGAATGTAAAACTTGGGTTAAACTAGGTTTTGCATGCAGATCTCCTTCCAAGAAAGAGCAAAGTTAACAAAACATTGCCAAGTTAACAAAATATCGCCAAGCATCCTTAAAAATTCTAACAAATGATATCGTATTCTTTTGCATCTTAGTTCCCCATAAAGTTTACACATAAAAGAAAATTCCTCTACTAGGTAGATGATTTAACATTCTTTGTTGAAAGATCAGATGCTTCAATGCTTGTCATCAGAGATTCAGAGTTCCACACGGCATGTAACAGTATGATTTCCACACTtcattttagatttttttttcttttaattttggcaACAGATTAAGTTGCATGGTCGATAATAGAGAGTCCTATTGTGTTGTCAAGTTGTATTCAGCTGGTGAACGAGATGAGATTTCTCTCGTTCTCCGTGCACACGCTTCCCGAACTAGTAAacagtatattttttataaaaatttccaataggaaagttgctttaaaaaatcataataatccatttttgaaatttaaaacagttaataattaattaatcatgcgctaatataTCACCTTATTTTGTGTGTTTTCTtaatcttctctttttttctcctctcaaaCACACCTGCGAGAGagcaccaaaataaaattggcaGGAACTAACACATTGACAAAACAATAACTAAACTATCTGAATAGTGAATATGATTAAggtatcactttttttttgtttacttttttttttggaaaagtaCATATATCACAATCTGCATATATCTTCAACAAAAGCAATGAAATGCGAGCTGCGTCATGACCATTAATTAAGCGACTTTGGAGGACTAATACCATCTAGATAGATCGTGCCTGCTAACTTTTGAGTGTTTGGTCGAAATGAACGGAGGAAAGGCACTACAATATACAGACCGGCCCATTGACGTGCACCACTTACCAagatagttttttctttttttataatatataacacCAACAAGATGAACGTACTTTATATCGGGAGACAAACAACCTTAGAAACTTCTTGCAGTAAGAATTAAATTCTCTCATATTGGTCACTTGATAGGTAATAAATTCCCTCAAAACTAAATCATATGATCAGATACTTAATTAACTTATGATAAATTAATGGGGCACCAAACACCAGTCATACGGTGACAGTTGTTTGTGTATAACTCTCTACTCGGTAGGATTCAAATATAACTGGCTTTAAGAGATTTTGTGTTCTTTTAGCTTCTGTTAATGAGTTACTGCTCcctttggtaaaaaaaaaaactatcatgTCGTTTTAGATCCGTTTCAAGTGAAATTTTAAAACATTGAGCATTAATATTTTCTTGATATTTAGATGTTTAGAAAATTAACATATTTATTCGATGTATGATAACCATATAAGTgtgataaataaatatttacgATCCGAAGGAGTAGTAATATATAGTCCAGTACTATGGCTCTGCTACCGCAACCGCTACAGTTGCGGCAGTTCAAACCGGCTGCCCGCTGCAGCCATTCACAACTGTTGTAGCCGCAGCTAGCGCAACTGAATGCAGCCTATTCGTATATGTTCTCAGTGGTTGCCATTGGTTGATTACTTGCTCTATTATTATAATGATGTACTATGTCATTACACATTAGAGATCCAGTGATAATGGTATGTGGTTTCAACCTAAGATCACGTGTTCGATCTCCAACATGTCATAAtttcatcttaaaaaaaatgtttggagggacGTCTCTCCCTCTAAATCTCGTTTTCTTTAATGTCATTACACATTACTTGGATTAGAAAACGACATACGGCATCATCACCAGTCGGCGGTCACAGTCAGTAGCATTCATGTAGACGAGCGCTCGTACGTGACTGGTGATCATCAGTACATACGCGGTGCTTGAGATCGACGTGCACACATGTATGTATGTCACGTATAATCGCTAGGGCACCGCACTAAGTTCGAAGAAGCGCTCGAGTTTAGCAGTCCAGTGCTAATAACCTGACCGGCTATGTGTGCTGGAGTTGGGAGTTTGATCGCAACGGCCGCCAGCAAAAGCAACGGCCAGCTGATCCAAGTATCCAACGCACCCAAAGCAAACCAAgcagaagaccatgcaatcgcATGCACGCATAAACGGAGGAAACGAGCGGAGCAGAGCGAAGCAGAGCAGCGCGCGTACCTGAACCAAACCTGGCTCGAAACAGGTAGGTAGCCCGCGCAGCACAAGTGCTCAGCAACCACACGCGCGCTGTACCGCACTGCACTCTCTTGCACTTGCACGGACCTGCACCGATCGACGAGTACGCTGccgcttctgctgctgctgcttctctcGGTTTGCCGATCTCGCGTATAAATAGCCCGTAAAAGcgctcgcgccgcgcgcgctgGCGGCTTAGGGGACCCGACCCAGTGGAATACCCATCCATCTGTTTGGCAAAAACTTCACTCGTTATTTACATATCATCacttaaataattataaaaaataaaaaatatattaatatgtgatatatcacttcacaaacatcatattcaaattcaacttttacatatcgtaataaaaaaataaattaaaccaCAACTAGTTACAGCAAATTTAGTTTCCTTGTTGTGATAGGTAGAAGTTGAATTATATGAATGTTTATACAGTGATATATCATATGTTAAAatatcttcttaattttttttataagatttAAATGACATGTCAACAATAAAGCGGCATCTCCTCGTGTGTTTAAAATCCACTGCTCTTCTGTTTGTCCGCCTCTGCGTGTTAGCTCCGTCGCTCGGCTAAGGGCGCCGGCCGCCAGTCGGTCTCTCTCGGTTTGGAGTCCAGGCGGGAGTCGCAATAGCGGGGAGGAAATGGTTTGTTTAGTCGCACGCCGCGTGGCCTCCACGAGCCCCGACCGTACGCACTGTACGTCCGACTGTCCGCCGTGTCACCGCGGCATTGGCACGATGCGTGTGCTGCA
Coding sequences:
- the LOC4332069 gene encoding protein DETOXIFICATION 42 isoform X1, which encodes MAGLKKMEEVTAAAAAVAASSTAEKRAAAVVVPDAALTMNGAAGAEEKTAAAAAAPEDLPAPAALSGWPRRVGLYLFVMNIRSVFKLDELGSEVLRIAVPASLALAADPLASLVDTAFIGRLGSVEIAAVGVSIAIFNQVSKVCIYPLVSVTTSFVAEEDAIISKCIEENSSQDLEKASPVDSETNNLPVSGPDKVECVNSCIPTECTNPSDQGCKRKYIPSVTSAVIVGSFLGLLQAVFLVFSAKFVLNIMGVKNDSPMLRPAVRYLTIRSLGAPAVLLSLAMQGVFRGFKDTKTPLYATVVGDAANIILDPILMFVCHMGVTGAAVAHVISQYLITMILLCRLIRQVDVIPPSLKSLKFGRFLGCGFLLLARVVAVTFCVTLASSLAARHGPTIMAAFQICCQLWLATSLLADGLAVAGQAVLASAFAKNDKGKVVVATSRVLQLSIVLGMGLTVVLGVGMKFGAGIFTKDIDVIDVIHKGIPFVAGTQTINSLAFVFDGINFGASDYTYSAYSMVGVAAISIPCLVYLSAHNGFIGIWIALTIYMSLRTIASTWRMGAARGPWVFLRK